Part of the Rhodothermales bacterium genome is shown below.
TCCCGATCATCGCCAACGCACCGATAAAGGAAGTCGTGACGATCGACGCATATCCTAGTGCCGCCACGGTGATGACGGCCAGTAGGATGAACAACGCCAGGGGCGCCTTTCCGGGTTGCGGCTTGACGCGCTCCGCCCGACGCGGCGCCACCAGGTAGAACTCCTCACGATTCTTATTCCAGCGTTTGTCGAAGCCTTTGCGGGCTTCGATCAGGAGCAGGTCGCCGGCCTGTAGCACAACCCGGCCTATGGATTTGTCGATACTTTCGTCCTCACGGTAGATCCCCAGCACAACGCCCTGGTATTCCTCGCGGAAGTTCACATCCACCAGCGTTCTACCTACGAGGCGGGACGTAGGCGCAATAACCGCCTCGAAGATGGGGAGGGTCATGTGACCGGCGGACTCCACGCTCTCCAGGACGGAGCGAAGGCCGTGACGCTCCTGAAGATGCTCGAGAACGGCCGGGCTCCCGCGAAACGCCAGGATATCGCCTTCGCGAAGCACCATTTCAGGCGAGGCAGGAACAATCTCCTTGTTGCGGATCACGTGGGCCAGAAAGGCATCGCCCAGTGAACGCAGTCCCGCTTCTTCCACCGTCTTGCTCACCAGCGACGAGCCGCCAGGCATCTCCATCTCAAACAGAAATTGGAGCATCCCCTCATCGTCGCTTCCACCCGGTTCGCGACGATCCGGCAGAAACCGATAGCCGATCAAGCCGAAATACAGGATCGTGGCAATCGCCGCCGGCCCGCCGACCCATACCAGATCAAACATCCCCAATCCTTTGTATCCCGACGACTCCATGAGCCCGGCCACGAGCAGGTTCGTCGACGTGCCAATCAGGGTCGTCATGCCCCCGATAATCGCCGCATAGGACAGCGGAATCATCAGCTTCGACGGCGCCACTTTGTTACGCTCGCACCACGAACGGACGCGTGGAATGAGCATCGCCACGATCGGCGTATTGTTGAGGAAGGCGGACATGGCCGCCGTGGTGGTCATCAGCCGAAGGGTCGTCACCGTCATATTCCTCGAATTCGGGAAGATGAGACGGTCGAAGAAACTCAGCGCCCCCGTGTTCTCCACGCCGGCCGCGACGATGAACAGGGCGCCGACAGCCAGCAGGGCGCTATTCGACAGGCCGGCAAAGGCCTGCTCCGGCGTCAGGATGCCGAGCACAAGGAGAGGCCCGAGACTGCCAAAAAGGATGATCTCAGGGCGCCCCATGCCCCGCACCAGGGCAATCAACATGAGGAGAATGACCCCGAGCGTTACCCACGCTTCCCAACCGAGCGATGCAAACATACGATTCGAGAGATGCTATATCTGAAAATGCCGAAACTCTACATCGGTATGTGTAGGATCGTTCCATGTCGCACCCGTTTCAGATTTTCAGACCGCGGCGCCGGCGTGCAATAGAGTCACTACCTGTTTCGGAACCACCCTATTTAACAGGTAAAGCCGTCATATACCATGGCTGCTCCTCAGGTAGCGTGAGTCGAAACTTGGCTTATACTATTACTAATAAAGTACTTAGCGTTTGTGATCGGTTCGGTTGGCACGCTCTTTACATGATGCGTCCATACCAGGGCGTTCTCGCCACGTCATCCTTCTGAACGAACACACCATACGGTCCGATTCTTCATGATAATCGCACATTTGTCACTCGTCGTTGTGATCCTACTGGCCCTGCCCATCTCCTTTACCGCTCGGGCGCAGGCCTGGATACCCGCGGTCTCGGCCCCGGCGACGGCACCTGAAACCACACCGTCGTCCGCGGAAGGCGGCGCGGCGCAGGCGTCCCCGAAGAAGGCGGAGGGCGCCACGGTGAAAGCCGACGCCAGCGGATGAGGCCGCCGTCGCTAAAGGCCGCAACACCCGCATCATCCCTCAGGGCTATCTATACGCCGGCCCGTTCGGCCTGCTGGCGGAATATGCCGTGTCGGAGCAGGAGTTAGCCACCGACAGCCTCACGGCAAGCCTCCAGAACCGGGCATGGCAGGTGGCCACCAGCATTGCCCTGACGGGTGAAGACGCCAGCTACGGCATGCTCAAACCGGCGAAGCTGAATTACGAGCAGACCACCTTTGAGGCCGCCGGCGGCGCCGGACGCAGGCCGACCGAGCACACCGTGCTCACACGATTCCAGATCGCCTTCTAGGGGCGTGTTGAGGTGCCATATGACCCCAGAAGTTCTAGAGAGATCCGTACAGGAGCGAGCCCCAGTACCCTAATTGTCCGCTAAAGCCATCGCATGTGACGACCGATCCGTCATATACGGCGGTTGCCGGACGCAGGCGCGTCACTGAGCCGTTGGTGATCCATGTCAGGCCCCTTTATGCCCACTACTGCCTCCGGTGAACGATTCCAACTCCAGATCTGGCGCGAGGCCTGTCGGCACATCGAGTTGAGCGAGTCGATGCTCCGGCTGACCGCACTCGTGCGTCGTCGGCTGCCAGCCGATCTCCTGGTGGTTCGCCGGATCGACCCTGTCGAGTCAATCCTCGAGACCGAAGCCGTCGGGCAACACGGTGGGGTGCCCGTCCCTCGTCACGCGCGGACGAGCCTGACGCCGGCGCAGTTGGAGCAATTCCAGTCTTGGTGCCGAGAACGTCAGGTGCTCCGCACCCGCCGTGGCTCCCACGCTCCGCTGTGCCGGCTCCTGCTTCCGAACGACCTGCAGGGCGACGTCCTGGCGGGCCCGCTGTTGAACGATCAGGGCGTGTGCGGTGTGCTGCTGATGGCCAGCCAGATACCCGGCGCGCTGAACGATGCACATGAAGCCATCTTTACTTCACTGCTCGACCCTTTTACGGTCGCTCTCGAAAATCACCGCCGGTTACGCGAACTGCTGAGCCTCCGCGAAGCGCTCGAAGCGGAAAAGCGCGCCCTGCTCTCGCGTCTGGGCCGGCAGGACATCCTGGACGAAATCGTCGGCGCCGCGGGCACCCTGTCGCCGGTGATGGCCCGGGTGGATCAGGTGGCCGTCACCAGTGTGCCCGTGCTCATCCTTGGGGAAACTGGCACTGGCAAAGAGGTGATCGCCCGCGCCATCCATATGCGTTCCAGCCGGCGGAATGGCCCCGTCGTCCGCGTGAACTGCGGCGCCATTCCACTCGAACTGATCGACTCCGAGTTGTTTGGCCACGAAAAGGGCAGCTTCACCGGCGCCATGGCCCAGCGGAGCGGTTGGTTCGAACGGGCGGACGGCGGCACGTTGTTTCTGGATGAGATTGGCGAACTGCCGCTGCCGGCGCAGGTCCGCCTCCTGCGTGTCCTGCAAGATGGTTCCTACGAACGCGTCGGCGGCGGCCAGACGCGCACCGCCGACGTGCGCATCGTCGCCGCGACACACCGCAACCTGGAGCAACTGATCGCCAACGGCCAGTTTCGCGAAGATCTGTGGTACCGCATCAGCGTCTTCCCGATCTACCTGCCGCCGCTGCGCTCCCGCCTGCAGGATTTGCCCGACCTCGTCGCCTACTTCGCCCGGAACGCCGGCCTCCGCTTTGGCGGCGCCCCGCTCAGCGCTACCAGCGAAGACCTCGTGCTGTTGGAACACTATCCATGGCCCGGCAACGTGCGCGAGTTGTCGGCCGTCATCGAACGAGCCGCCATCCTGGGTGGGGGCCATCGCCTCGAGATCGCGAGCGCGATGGGCACTAAATTACAGAGTATGGCGGATCCGAAACTGTCGATGCACAGCGTTTCAGCCGGG
Proteins encoded:
- a CDS encoding SLC13 family permease: MFASLGWEAWVTLGVILLMLIALVRGMGRPEIILFGSLGPLLVLGILTPEQAFAGLSNSALLAVGALFIVAAGVENTGALSFFDRLIFPNSRNMTVTTLRLMTTTAAMSAFLNNTPIVAMLIPRVRSWCERNKVAPSKLMIPLSYAAIIGGMTTLIGTSTNLLVAGLMESSGYKGLGMFDLVWVGGPAAIATILYFGLIGYRFLPDRREPGGSDDEGMLQFLFEMEMPGGSSLVSKTVEEAGLRSLGDAFLAHVIRNKEIVPASPEMVLREGDILAFRGSPAVLEHLQERHGLRSVLESVESAGHMTLPIFEAVIAPTSRLVGRTLVDVNFREEYQGVVLGIYREDESIDKSIGRVVLQAGDLLLIEARKGFDKRWNKNREEFYLVAPRRAERVKPQPGKAPLALFILLAVITVAALGYASIVTTSFIGALAMIGTRCLRGRDAKSAVDVPVLLVIAAALGLGKAIESTGLAEAIALFLTENGSAFGVIGIVSAVYIATSLLTEVITNNAAAALMIGVGLEASTTLGAPPEAFALAVAVAASASFLSPIGYQTNMMAMAAGGYKFSDFFRVGLIVNIVVGVTTLVMISYLWL
- a CDS encoding sigma-54 dependent transcriptional regulator, coding for MPTTASGERFQLQIWREACRHIELSESMLRLTALVRRRLPADLLVVRRIDPVESILETEAVGQHGGVPVPRHARTSLTPAQLEQFQSWCRERQVLRTRRGSHAPLCRLLLPNDLQGDVLAGPLLNDQGVCGVLLMASQIPGALNDAHEAIFTSLLDPFTVALENHRRLRELLSLREALEAEKRALLSRLGRQDILDEIVGAAGTLSPVMARVDQVAVTSVPVLILGETGTGKEVIARAIHMRSSRRNGPVVRVNCGAIPLELIDSELFGHEKGSFTGAMAQRSGWFERADGGTLFLDEIGELPLPAQVRLLRVLQDGSYERVGGGQTRTADVRIVAATHRNLEQLIANGQFREDLWYRISVFPIYLPPLRSRLQDLPDLVAYFARNAGLRFGGAPLSATSEDLVLLEHYPWPGNVRELSAVIERAAILGGGHRLEIASAMGTKLQSMADPKLSMHSVSAGPFPTIDEAMAGHISRALSLTNGRIEGPNGAAQLLGINPNTLRGRMRRLGIRRDPYRGD